Genomic DNA from Candidatus Latescibacter sp.:
TCTATGGCCAGCCCCATGACCCCTCCGAGCGCATCGAGCTCGCGGACCAGATGTCCTTTTGCAAGTCCGCCGACAGCGGGGTTGCAGGACATGAAACCGACTTTCTTTTGGTCAAAGGTAACGAGGGCGGTGCGATGACCCATGTTGGCTGCAATGGCCGCAGCTTCCACACCGGCATGTCCTCCGCCTATGACAATGACCTCAAAATCTTTTTCCATACGTACCTTTAGTGTTTCACGTGAAACAATTCATTTCCCGATGCAGAAATTTTTGAAAATATCATCGAGCACATCGAAACTTATATTTCTTCCTATAATTTCTTCTAATTTGCTCTGTGCTTCTCTCAACTCCAGAGCGGTGATTTCTTCCGACCATTCATCAAGGCTCAGTAGAGCGCCCAGGAGATGATCCCGCGTCTCTGCGAGCAGCAGGCGGTGACGTTCCACCATGACCAGTGAATCGCTGTCCCCGGTATTGATTAACGGCGATGCCAGGGTAATAATTGCATCGAGAAGGGTCTCTATTCCTTCTCCCGTAAACGATGAAATATAAAGTATCTCTTTGTTTTTACTGCGTTTATCCAATATATCCGATTTGCTGACAACCGGAATTATTTTCGGTGATTCACGGGGTGTGTTTTCAACCGGCCGGTGTTCTTCGTCAGGTTCCTCCAGGGAGATAACGATATCGGCGTCACGGAGAAAACGTTTCGCCTCGTCAACGCCTTCCCGCTCTATTTCGTCATCCGTTTCGCGAAGACCGGCGGTGTCGATCAGATTGATCGGCAGCCCGGATAGTTCGATTTTTTCCTCGATCCAGTCGCGTGTCGTACCGGGTCGTTCATTGACAATCGCCCTTTTTCGTCCGAGTAGTGTGTTAAAAAGGCTTGATTTTCCTGAATTTACCTTTCCTGTTATCGCAACTCTCAATCCGTTTTTTATTCGCTGTGCGGCAGTATATGACTCAAGCATAGTATCGAGAGTTTTCATGGTATATTCAATAGAATTTTTCAATTCTTTCCTGGGTATGGCTTCGAGTCCCTGGTCGAGAAAGTCAA
This window encodes:
- the mnmE gene encoding tRNA uridine-5-carboxymethylaminomethyl(34) synthesis GTPase MnmE; protein product: FQRGTHLILADVQHFLLYAAGNACNNQILPKNRTENRIKILKLLPLRGKDKTVSGSNQHSTLMLSLTVTPDHSVNYPENDTIAAIATAPGRAGIAVVKLSGPEAPAILQSLFRGKKNPAFFPRRMIHGCITDSSKTVDEVLVSLMKAPHSYTGEDVVEIQSHGGYAAAGAILALVIEKGARPAEPGEFTRRAFLNGRIDLTQAEAVMEIVAAEGKEHLRRAEKLMEGAFSLRIEKLLDELVHSASLTELNIDFLDQGLEAIPRKELKNSIEYTMKTLDTMLESYTAAQRIKNGLRVAITGKVNSGKSSLFNTLLGRKRAIVNERPGTTRDWIEEKIELSGLPINLIDTAGLRETDDEIEREGVDEAKRFLRDADIVISLEEPDEEHRPVENTPRESPKIIPVVSKSDILDKRSKNKEILYISSFTGEGIETLLDAIITLASPLINTGDSDSLVMVERHRLLLAETRDHLLGALLSLDEWSEEITALELREAQSKLEEIIGRNISFDVLDDIFKNFCIGK